The following coding sequences lie in one Haloarcula marina genomic window:
- a CDS encoding hydroxypyruvate isomerase family protein, whose translation MPSLSVCIEMVFADRPLEERIERAAAAGADAVEFWGWQDKDLDAITEVCADADVELAAMLGADAPLTDPASTDDAVHDLERSIEVAAEFGCPNLIVTVGPEQAAIDRDAQHDAIVTALSRVAPMAEDAGITLGVEPLNTAVDHPEYYLTSTAEGREIVRAVDSPAVGLLFDVYHQQITEGDVTRSLTDAVDDLTYVHVADNPGRNEPGTGELNYETILSALAETGYDGYVGCEFSPVGDDSEAVERCRDLLPD comes from the coding sequence ATGCCGTCCCTCTCAGTTTGTATCGAGATGGTGTTCGCTGACCGTCCTCTCGAAGAGCGAATCGAGCGCGCCGCGGCAGCCGGGGCCGATGCCGTCGAGTTCTGGGGCTGGCAGGACAAGGACCTCGACGCAATCACCGAGGTGTGTGCTGACGCGGATGTCGAGCTAGCGGCGATGCTCGGTGCCGACGCGCCACTGACCGATCCTGCCAGCACAGATGACGCGGTCCACGACCTGGAGCGTTCGATAGAGGTGGCCGCCGAGTTCGGGTGCCCGAACCTCATCGTCACCGTCGGACCGGAACAGGCTGCCATCGACCGCGATGCGCAACACGACGCGATCGTCACAGCACTCTCACGTGTCGCGCCGATGGCCGAAGACGCGGGTATCACGCTCGGTGTCGAACCGCTCAACACGGCCGTCGATCATCCGGAGTATTACCTAACGTCCACCGCCGAAGGCCGTGAGATCGTTCGGGCGGTCGACAGCCCTGCCGTCGGGCTGCTGTTCGACGTGTACCATCAGCAGATTACCGAAGGAGACGTGACCAGGAGCCTGACCGACGCAGTCGACGACTTGACGTACGTGCACGTCGCCGACAATCCTGGTCGCAACGAACCCGGAACGGGCGAACTCAACTACGAAACGATTCTGTCGGCGCTGGCCGAAACTGGCTACGACGGGTACGTTGGCTGTGAGTTCTCGCCAGTCGGCGACGATTCAGAAGCAGTCGAACGCTGTCGGGACCTCCTGCCCGACTGA
- a CDS encoding sugar phosphate isomerase/epimerase family protein, with translation MQVGVLTVVLGGEPLEDALDYLDDIGVGAVELGCGGFVGDDHLATEDYLDDDEAQNDLHALLEEYGMDVSALATHNNPLHPDEERAARADEELRDAIRLASQLDVNTVTTFSGLPGGAPGDETPNWITAPWPNEHGDALEYQWEDVAIPYWSEIGEFAEGHGVDVAIEMHPNMLVYEPHSMLRLREAGGERIGANFDPSHLYWQGIEITEALRLLGAEDAIHHFHAKDTGLYESNARTKGYLDTAPYTDEQNRSWLFRSVGYGHGEKHWKDIVSTLRMIGYDGALSIEHEDSLTSGREGLEKAVDLLDRAIFETTPGEAHWV, from the coding sequence ATGCAAGTTGGCGTACTCACCGTCGTGCTCGGTGGCGAACCACTAGAAGACGCACTCGACTATCTCGACGATATCGGGGTCGGTGCAGTCGAACTCGGCTGTGGGGGGTTCGTCGGTGACGACCACCTCGCGACCGAGGACTATCTCGACGACGATGAGGCACAGAATGATCTCCACGCTTTGCTCGAGGAGTACGGCATGGACGTCAGTGCCTTGGCGACCCACAACAACCCGCTCCACCCTGACGAGGAACGCGCTGCTCGCGCCGACGAGGAGCTCCGTGATGCGATTCGGTTGGCGAGCCAGCTCGACGTGAACACGGTGACGACGTTCTCGGGCCTGCCTGGTGGTGCACCGGGCGACGAGACGCCGAATTGGATCACTGCCCCGTGGCCCAACGAACACGGTGACGCGCTTGAGTACCAGTGGGAGGACGTGGCAATTCCGTATTGGTCCGAAATCGGGGAGTTTGCCGAGGGACACGGTGTCGACGTGGCTATCGAGATGCACCCGAACATGCTCGTCTACGAACCGCACAGTATGCTGCGGCTACGGGAAGCAGGAGGCGAGCGGATCGGGGCGAACTTCGACCCCTCTCATCTGTACTGGCAGGGTATCGAGATTACCGAAGCGCTTCGCCTGCTCGGTGCAGAGGATGCGATCCACCACTTCCACGCGAAAGACACCGGACTCTACGAGAGCAACGCGCGGACAAAGGGATATCTCGACACAGCCCCCTACACCGACGAGCAGAATCGCTCGTGGCTGTTCCGCTCGGTCGGTTACGGCCACGGAGAGAAACACTGGAAAGACATCGTAAGTACGCTTCGGATGATTGGCTACGACGGTGCTCTCTCAATCGAACACGAAGACTCCCTGACCAGCGGCCGTGAAGGACTGGAGAAAGCTGTCGACCTGCTAGACCGCGCTATCTTCGAAACGACCCCCGGTGAGGCTCACTGGGTCTAG
- a CDS encoding aldehyde dehydrogenase family protein — protein MEYLNLIGGEWVASGSGNTTATRNPADNRETLGTVQESTSEDAIQAVEAAVAAQQDWRATPGPSRGAVLREVAQLLEARKPDLTETLVREEGKTRAEAAGEVQRAIDIFYYYASKAADLNGEVKASSSRDATLRTKVEPLGVVTAITPWNYPIAIPAWKVAPALAAGNVVVLKPASMAGAIAHDFARCLDDAGVPDGVFNVVTGSGSTVGDALVTDKRVDAVSFTGSEHVGNIVYQNAAPDQKRVQLEMGGKNPTVISDSADIDEAATIVGTGAFGTTGQSCTACSRAIVHEDVFDEFVATITNYAETLAVGPGVDDPDMGPQASETELESTLNYIEIGKREGATLETGGERLTEGDYAEGYFVEPTVFSDVEPDMRIAQEEIFGPVLAVIPVADFDEALDVANGVEQGLSASVVTDDLTEAHRFVDEIEAGVAKVNEKTTGLELHVPFGGMKASSSETYREQGDAGLNFYTITKTVYLNY, from the coding sequence ATGGAATATCTAAATCTTATCGGTGGCGAGTGGGTCGCCTCCGGCAGTGGAAACACGACGGCAACGCGAAATCCGGCCGACAACCGCGAAACGCTGGGTACCGTGCAGGAATCGACGAGCGAAGATGCAATCCAAGCGGTTGAAGCTGCCGTTGCTGCCCAGCAAGACTGGCGAGCGACGCCTGGCCCTTCCCGAGGGGCTGTCCTGCGTGAAGTGGCGCAGTTGCTTGAAGCGCGAAAACCGGACCTCACGGAGACGCTCGTACGTGAAGAAGGGAAGACGAGGGCCGAAGCTGCCGGTGAAGTCCAACGTGCCATAGATATTTTCTACTACTACGCCTCGAAGGCCGCCGATCTCAATGGCGAAGTCAAGGCGAGCAGTAGCCGAGATGCGACGCTGAGGACTAAAGTGGAACCTCTCGGCGTCGTGACGGCGATCACACCGTGGAACTATCCGATCGCAATTCCAGCATGGAAAGTCGCCCCAGCACTCGCGGCCGGTAACGTGGTCGTCCTCAAACCTGCATCGATGGCTGGTGCGATCGCCCACGACTTTGCCCGCTGTCTCGACGATGCAGGGGTCCCAGATGGCGTCTTCAACGTTGTTACCGGGTCCGGAAGCACTGTCGGTGACGCACTTGTGACCGACAAGCGTGTCGACGCCGTGTCTTTTACCGGAAGCGAACACGTCGGCAATATTGTCTATCAGAACGCCGCACCGGATCAGAAACGCGTGCAATTGGAGATGGGGGGCAAGAATCCAACGGTTATCTCTGACAGTGCAGATATCGACGAAGCGGCCACCATTGTCGGCACCGGCGCCTTCGGGACGACCGGCCAATCGTGTACTGCTTGTTCACGCGCAATCGTCCATGAAGATGTCTTCGACGAATTCGTCGCTACGATAACCAACTATGCCGAAACGCTTGCCGTCGGTCCCGGTGTAGACGACCCAGATATGGGTCCTCAGGCCAGTGAAACCGAACTGGAGAGTACCTTGAACTACATCGAGATAGGGAAAAGAGAGGGGGCGACTCTCGAAACAGGCGGTGAGCGGCTTACAGAGGGCGATTACGCAGAGGGGTACTTCGTCGAACCGACCGTCTTCTCGGATGTCGAACCGGATATGCGCATCGCACAGGAAGAGATATTCGGCCCGGTTCTCGCCGTGATTCCTGTCGCCGATTTCGACGAAGCACTCGACGTCGCCAACGGTGTCGAACAGGGACTTTCGGCCAGCGTGGTCACAGACGACCTGACCGAAGCCCATCGATTCGTCGACGAGATCGAAGCTGGTGTCGCCAAAGTCAACGAGAAAACGACTGGGCTCGAACTGCACGTGCCCTTCGGCGGCATGAAAGCGTCCTCCAGCGAGACCTACCGCGAGCAGGGTGACGCCGGCCTCAACTTCTACACCATCACCAAGACCGTCTACCTGAACTACTGA
- a CDS encoding ThuA domain-containing protein, which translates to MAPRSVLVIGGNRFPFHRFEDRGPEIAAAFDDRIDVTLTTDKHDLVDLSGYDAVLDYLTDSSLTEAQLEGLTSFVADGGGYVGIHCASDLTSTEADDPEDVIDFHDEPFPELRELIGGHFITHPEQAALDIHVIDHHHPVTAAMDDLTVWDEPYVVEADDDVRVLARMDHPEHADMPVVWVKEYGDGRVFYSSLGHGTPSLTHEGVQRLVREGTRWAARDD; encoded by the coding sequence ATGGCACCACGATCAGTACTCGTGATCGGCGGCAACCGCTTCCCGTTCCATCGATTCGAGGACCGAGGTCCGGAGATCGCTGCTGCGTTCGACGACCGTATCGACGTGACACTCACAACCGACAAGCACGACCTCGTCGATCTGTCGGGGTACGATGCAGTGCTCGACTACCTCACGGACAGTTCGTTGACCGAGGCGCAGCTGGAGGGGCTCACCTCGTTCGTCGCCGATGGTGGGGGATACGTGGGTATTCACTGTGCCTCTGACCTCACCAGCACGGAGGCTGACGACCCGGAGGACGTGATCGACTTCCACGACGAGCCCTTCCCGGAGCTTCGCGAACTGATCGGCGGCCACTTCATCACTCATCCGGAGCAGGCTGCGCTTGACATCCACGTGATCGACCACCACCACCCGGTCACTGCAGCGATGGACGATCTCACAGTGTGGGACGAACCCTACGTGGTCGAGGCCGACGACGACGTGCGCGTGTTGGCGCGGATGGATCATCCCGAACACGCCGATATGCCTGTTGTATGGGTCAAAGAGTACGGTGACGGACGCGTCTTCTACAGCTCGCTCGGTCACGGTACTCCGTCACTGACCCACGAGGGCGTCCAGAGGCTCGTCCGGGAAGGGACCCGATGGGCTGCTCGTGACGACTGA
- a CDS encoding Gfo/Idh/MocA family protein, whose protein sequence is MQELDIAFIGTGADPETQDNEGFAMAYRHGSAYDRLDNCTPVGAADIVLENAAAFADYFGIPDDGVYEDYEAMLEERQPDVVSICTPPHTHADIVVDCTEVDSVQAIHCEKPIARSWADCERMVQAADDAGVNLTFNHQRRFGKPYREAKALLDDGEIGELVRLEMAAPNIYDYGSHSVDLCNYFNGEGSAEWVIGQLDYSTEDKWFGVHNENQTLASWEYENGVEALASTGDLGGNLVNCHNRLVGTDGVIEIGYGFPNGTVGEEVLRIKRDGDGEWESIDTDDEGLHGLDSAEYGRLYIDRAIEDIVTALVEGNTSELNAQNALDATEIIFAVWESSRVHGRIDLPLDIEDNPLDAMIESGELTPEPADD, encoded by the coding sequence ATGCAAGAGCTTGATATAGCTTTCATCGGTACCGGAGCAGATCCAGAAACGCAAGACAACGAGGGATTCGCGATGGCGTATCGGCACGGCTCAGCGTACGACCGACTCGACAACTGCACTCCCGTGGGCGCAGCGGACATCGTCCTGGAGAATGCGGCCGCGTTCGCCGACTACTTCGGAATCCCGGACGACGGCGTCTATGAGGACTATGAGGCTATGCTGGAGGAGAGACAGCCGGACGTAGTGAGCATCTGCACGCCGCCACACACACACGCAGATATCGTCGTCGACTGTACTGAGGTCGATTCGGTCCAAGCGATTCACTGCGAGAAACCGATAGCGCGGAGCTGGGCGGACTGCGAGCGGATGGTCCAGGCAGCCGACGACGCAGGCGTTAACCTCACATTCAACCATCAGCGCCGATTCGGGAAACCCTACCGTGAGGCCAAAGCCCTACTCGACGACGGAGAGATCGGCGAACTCGTACGCCTCGAGATGGCAGCACCCAACATATACGATTACGGCTCGCACTCCGTCGACCTGTGTAACTACTTCAACGGCGAAGGGTCGGCCGAGTGGGTCATCGGTCAGCTCGATTACAGCACGGAAGACAAGTGGTTTGGCGTCCACAACGAGAATCAGACGCTCGCTTCGTGGGAGTACGAGAACGGCGTCGAGGCGCTCGCATCGACGGGTGACCTCGGTGGTAACCTCGTCAATTGCCACAACCGACTGGTCGGCACCGACGGGGTAATCGAAATCGGGTACGGCTTCCCGAACGGGACAGTCGGTGAAGAAGTGCTGCGCATCAAGCGCGACGGAGACGGCGAGTGGGAGTCGATCGACACCGACGACGAGGGACTCCACGGACTCGATTCGGCGGAGTACGGGCGACTGTATATCGACCGCGCCATCGAAGACATCGTCACTGCACTCGTGGAGGGCAACACCTCCGAACTCAACGCGCAGAACGCCCTCGACGCGACGGAGATTATCTTCGCCGTCTGGGAGTCTTCGCGCGTACACGGTCGCATCGACCTCCCGCTCGACATCGAGGACAACCCCCTCGACGCGATGATCGAATCCGGCGAACTAACCCCCGAACCAGCGGACGACTGA
- a CDS encoding DMT family transporter yields MIEWGSFLGAGLATAAAIAFASQYLFVRVGTTDGSVSDVMLVSLVCNVVVVLPLGLALTPVRVTTVSVFSFVAAGIVGSLLARVLEFQSIQKIGASRTSPIVAANVLFATVLAVIVLDESVSARHFSGIILVVVGVAVLSWETSANDESILSVRDAGVALSLPLLAAIFIALEPIFVNYGYNEGTSVLTGFGVKAVAGLVGFATYRWLVSNERVTAVLHQPGLVYHVGAGLANTAGVGLYFAALAVAPVSIVMPLLQSGPLFVLVLSAVFLPRHLERITPRLIAAAVTIVVGAMLVSIS; encoded by the coding sequence ATGATTGAGTGGGGGTCGTTCCTCGGCGCGGGGCTGGCGACAGCGGCCGCCATAGCGTTCGCGTCACAGTATCTGTTCGTTCGCGTCGGGACGACCGACGGGTCAGTATCGGACGTGATGCTGGTCTCGCTGGTTTGTAACGTCGTGGTCGTGCTACCGCTCGGACTCGCCCTTACTCCGGTGCGGGTCACGACAGTGTCTGTTTTTTCATTCGTCGCCGCAGGAATCGTCGGTTCGCTGCTGGCCCGTGTCCTCGAGTTTCAGAGCATTCAGAAGATCGGCGCGAGTCGAACCTCGCCGATTGTGGCCGCGAATGTCCTCTTCGCGACAGTGCTTGCTGTCATCGTCTTGGACGAATCAGTCTCGGCGAGACACTTTTCCGGCATTATCCTCGTCGTCGTCGGCGTGGCTGTCCTCTCGTGGGAGACGTCCGCCAACGACGAATCTATTCTCTCAGTCCGGGACGCAGGTGTTGCCCTTTCGCTCCCCCTTTTAGCGGCCATCTTCATCGCACTCGAACCCATCTTCGTAAACTATGGGTACAACGAGGGAACGTCTGTTCTCACGGGGTTTGGAGTGAAGGCTGTGGCAGGTCTCGTCGGTTTCGCTACCTATCGGTGGCTCGTGAGCAACGAACGGGTGACCGCTGTCCTCCACCAGCCCGGTCTGGTCTACCACGTCGGTGCGGGACTGGCGAACACCGCTGGGGTCGGACTCTACTTCGCCGCGCTGGCGGTGGCACCCGTTTCAATTGTCATGCCCTTGCTCCAGTCCGGCCCGCTGTTCGTCTTGGTCCTCTCAGCTGTGTTTCTCCCCCGTCATCTCGAACGGATCACGCCACGACTGATCGCAGCGGCCGTCACAATCGTCGTCGGCGCGATGCTCGTCTCGATTTCGTAA
- a CDS encoding Gfo/Idh/MocA family protein, translating into MTYNIGFIGYQFMSKAHGNALNKLPMFFPDAPETNRHVIVGRTEDALEEAAARLGFENTATDWREILDDVDILYNLTPNSVHPEPSIAALERDIPVLCEKPLAPTLEGAEAMAKAAVESDATAATAFNYRYIPAIQHARALIEAGELGEIRQVRGRYLQDWLADSEAPWSWRNDEEMAGSGALGDLGAHTFDLTRFLVGDHVGEFDRISGQLQTFVDERPVPDTDETRAVTVDDAYTAQVEFESGAVGTFEASRVTGGHKNDHSIAIYGSEGSLRFSLERLNELDVNLDDNRGFETILMTDPDDPYISHWWPPGHVIGWEHTFIHENYEFLRAVDNGDEYHPDFQDGLAVQRILDAVERSAEGGEWITL; encoded by the coding sequence ATGACATACAACATTGGATTCATCGGATATCAGTTTATGAGTAAAGCTCACGGGAACGCGTTGAACAAGCTCCCGATGTTCTTCCCGGATGCTCCGGAGACGAACCGCCACGTCATCGTCGGGCGAACCGAAGATGCCCTCGAAGAGGCGGCCGCTCGACTCGGGTTCGAGAATACGGCGACTGATTGGCGGGAGATACTCGACGACGTCGATATCTTGTACAACCTGACGCCGAACTCCGTCCACCCGGAGCCGTCAATCGCAGCGCTCGAGCGTGACATCCCGGTGCTGTGTGAGAAGCCGCTCGCACCGACGCTCGAGGGTGCCGAAGCGATGGCTAAAGCAGCAGTGGAGAGCGATGCGACCGCTGCGACAGCATTCAACTACCGCTATATTCCGGCGATTCAGCACGCCCGGGCGCTGATCGAAGCTGGCGAACTCGGGGAAATCCGACAGGTACGCGGCCGCTACTTGCAGGATTGGCTCGCCGATTCCGAGGCTCCGTGGAGCTGGCGCAACGACGAGGAGATGGCCGGAAGCGGCGCGCTCGGAGATTTGGGTGCGCACACGTTCGACCTGACGCGCTTCCTCGTCGGTGATCACGTCGGCGAGTTCGATCGCATCAGCGGCCAGCTACAGACTTTCGTCGACGAACGGCCGGTCCCCGACACGGACGAGACTCGGGCAGTTACCGTCGACGACGCCTACACCGCACAGGTGGAGTTCGAAAGTGGTGCGGTTGGGACCTTCGAAGCCTCACGAGTCACAGGCGGGCACAAGAACGACCATTCGATAGCGATATACGGCTCTGAGGGAAGTCTGCGCTTCTCCCTTGAGCGCCTCAATGAACTCGACGTAAACCTTGACGACAACCGTGGTTTTGAGACCATCCTAATGACGGATCCTGACGACCCGTATATCAGTCACTGGTGGCCACCCGGCCACGTCATTGGATGGGAACATACGTTCATCCATGAAAACTACGAGTTCCTCAGAGCGGTTGACAACGGTGATGAATACCACCCTGACTTTCAGGACGGTCTCGCCGTTCAGCGGATCCTCGACGCTGTCGAACGCAGCGCGGAAGGTGGTGAGTGGATCACACTCTAG
- a CDS encoding Gfo/Idh/MocA family protein produces MEPIAVGILGCGTISDAYFSSNDQFDCFEITACADLDQALAEAKADEYNITAYDVDGFLESDIDAAVNLTPPAVHAQTCQQLLDAGKHVYVEKPLAATVEDAEEILAMADESDLLVGSAPDTFLGAGLQTCRSVIDSGRIGEPIGATAIWTSGGHESWHPNPDLYYDEGGGPLFDMGPYYVTALVSLLGPASRVTGSVKQTFSERTITSEPRNGETLNVDVPTHEAGIVEFENGAIANLLLSFDTHGGSSLPSPAFEIYGTEGTLQLPDPNHFEGPVRVRDRDSDQFETVELTHEYTAGRGAGVADLAYAIRGDWDHRTNAGLAYHVLTVLSGIRTASAAGEHVPIESDCRRPTPLPPAFPDR; encoded by the coding sequence ATGGAACCAATTGCGGTCGGTATCCTCGGCTGTGGTACGATCAGCGACGCGTATTTTTCCTCGAACGACCAGTTCGACTGCTTCGAGATAACGGCTTGCGCGGACCTCGATCAGGCACTGGCCGAGGCCAAGGCTGACGAGTACAACATCACGGCTTACGATGTCGACGGATTCCTCGAATCTGACATCGACGCTGCCGTCAACCTCACACCACCAGCAGTCCACGCACAGACTTGCCAGCAACTCCTCGACGCTGGCAAACACGTCTACGTCGAAAAACCCCTCGCAGCGACTGTCGAGGACGCCGAGGAAATCCTCGCCATGGCCGACGAGTCCGACCTGCTGGTCGGCTCAGCACCGGATACATTCCTCGGTGCTGGACTGCAGACATGCCGGTCGGTTATCGACTCTGGGCGAATCGGCGAGCCGATCGGCGCGACCGCCATCTGGACATCCGGTGGCCACGAGAGTTGGCACCCAAACCCTGATCTTTACTACGATGAAGGAGGTGGACCATTGTTCGACATGGGCCCGTACTACGTTACTGCGCTCGTCTCGTTGCTTGGCCCGGCATCCCGCGTTACCGGCTCGGTCAAACAGACGTTCTCGGAGCGGACGATCACGAGCGAGCCACGTAACGGTGAGACGCTCAACGTGGATGTTCCGACACACGAAGCCGGAATCGTCGAGTTCGAGAACGGTGCGATCGCGAACCTATTGCTGAGCTTCGACACGCACGGCGGTTCATCCCTACCGTCTCCCGCCTTCGAGATTTACGGAACGGAAGGGACCCTCCAACTGCCGGATCCGAACCACTTCGAGGGGCCCGTTCGCGTCCGGGACCGCGACAGCGACCAGTTTGAGACTGTCGAACTCACCCACGAGTACACTGCGGGCCGCGGTGCCGGTGTCGCCGACCTCGCCTACGCTATCAGAGGCGACTGGGACCACCGGACAAACGCCGGCCTCGCCTATCACGTATTGACGGTACTCTCGGGTATTCGCACCGCGTCCGCGGCTGGTGAACACGTACCGATCGAGTCAGACTGCCGACGCCCAACACCGCTCCCTCCAGCGTTTCCGGACCGATAA
- a CDS encoding dihydrodipicolinate synthase family protein, translating to MTTSSQTSCDEQDLLSGVIPPIITAFYEDEQINYEATAAHARFVVDRGVHGVFPLGTNGEFPMLKPEERANVIQAVVEEVGNEVPVIAGVSAPSTRNTISYALDAEENGADAVVVGIPYYYPIGSEAIVDHYVRVTDAVSIPVYIYHFPARMGNKLELDTLDRLASIEGIVGVKDSSGDVGWLGQAIDRNPDLTYLAGLDVLLIAELEIGCTGLVSAVSNVFPEMAVELYEAYMNENDERARELQSVVFDVWAALDTGPYLGGVKSALDLHPETTFRPGPMRTPLRRMDATGEKQLAETLRRLDLF from the coding sequence TTGACGACGTCGAGCCAGACCAGCTGTGACGAACAGGACCTGTTATCGGGTGTCATTCCACCGATTATCACCGCGTTTTACGAGGACGAACAGATCAATTACGAGGCCACGGCTGCTCATGCGCGGTTTGTCGTAGACAGGGGGGTCCACGGCGTGTTTCCACTGGGAACGAACGGGGAGTTTCCGATGCTCAAACCAGAAGAACGCGCGAACGTCATCCAGGCAGTCGTTGAGGAAGTCGGTAACGAAGTGCCGGTCATCGCGGGTGTGAGCGCACCAAGTACGCGTAACACCATCTCATACGCGCTTGATGCGGAGGAAAACGGCGCCGACGCCGTCGTCGTGGGTATCCCGTACTATTATCCAATAGGCAGCGAAGCGATCGTCGACCACTACGTCAGAGTCACCGACGCGGTGTCTATTCCGGTGTACATCTATCACTTTCCAGCACGGATGGGGAATAAACTCGAACTCGATACCTTAGATCGACTCGCTTCCATCGAGGGAATTGTCGGCGTGAAAGATTCCAGCGGCGACGTTGGGTGGCTCGGACAGGCAATCGACCGCAACCCGGATCTAACCTATCTCGCAGGGCTCGACGTGTTGCTCATTGCGGAATTAGAGATCGGCTGTACCGGTCTCGTCAGCGCTGTCTCAAACGTGTTCCCCGAAATGGCGGTCGAACTGTACGAAGCCTATATGAACGAGAACGATGAGCGGGCACGTGAGCTACAGAGCGTTGTCTTCGACGTGTGGGCGGCACTTGATACGGGACCATACCTCGGTGGCGTGAAGTCCGCACTTGATCTGCACCCAGAGACAACGTTCCGACCGGGACCGATGCGGACCCCGCTACGGCGGATGGATGCAACCGGAGAAAAACAACTCGCAGAAACTTTGAGACGACTCGACCTGTTCTAA